A genomic region of Rhodococcus pyridinivorans contains the following coding sequences:
- a CDS encoding serine/threonine-protein kinase, translating to MTENDPAATQRAPIVDVAETDIVRALHDAGFTDAVEIGRGGFGVVYRCRQAELDRDVAVKVLRRSPEPADLERFLREQRAMGRLSGHPNIVTVLQAGATDTGLPYLVMHYHPHDSLDTRIRRHGPIAWPEAVRIGVKVAGALETAHRSDVLHRDIKPGNILLTEYGEPQLTDFGIARVGGGFRTTAGEITGSPAFTAPEVLRGHAATPAADVYGLSATLFAAITGHAAFERKEGEKIVAQFVRITSEPVPDLRGEGIPDDVCEALERGMATDAEDRPQTAAEFGDLLRDVQRAHNLPIDEMALPGSPPSGPLPPRSAPPLTGPASTVSGRSSTVSGRTGPSTAPSTRFRPPSTSRPLIERSRLISFLRAGGRRRLVAIHAPTGFGKSTLATQWRNVLAAEGVPVAWLTVDSDDNNVLWFLAHLVEAMKQIRPVLARELGQILDAHGDEAERYVLCTLIDELHRTDTAATLVIDDWHRVTSTETVAALEFLLDRGCHHLQLVVTSRNRSGLPLSRMRVRDELVEVDSTALRFGVDESNAFLRDIGGIDLGPEDVEDLTRTTEGWAAALQLASLSLRDSDDPSWLIENITGRHHAIGEFLADNVLAGLEPRMYEFLLATSITESISGSLAAALTGDPRSQAMLEEAEERDLFLRHVDDERVWFRYHHLFLDFLRRRLERDHPEKVADLNRTAADWFARNRMLQEAVDHALAANDTDFAVDLLADDGMYLMEHGHIATLLALIDKLPPRAVANDPRLLLTQAWANSALLRLDRCRRTLAAVRELLDRGVTDSYDVEALHIEADAVEASILMNSDRIDGIYELIAPCLENPTSVHPWVVAAAADFASYADIFRFDFTSAIRRQEWAEPYHRETRGPFASIYGQCLCGIAANERLDVASAEKYFRTALRRARRNGGIHTHGGRLAAAMLGELLYEQGRTAEAEALLDESNLLGIEGGGTDFLIARFGTAARLKMLQGNREEAVALLTEGLRVAALHDLPRLRARIENERVRLGIATPGPSTRTMPENTTPHPDGTVEITLQIEDSTAIRLLSENGEPEASEQAVGWARMWVQRTTSRPRAHLQAHRLLASCLHAAGRIEEAEETLAVVVDACAARGMVRYLTDGGPHVIATLTSMRVRIEQGLRPDDRPRIDLGFVDEVLRLVDTEHRPVV from the coding sequence ATGACCGAGAACGATCCGGCCGCCACTCAGCGCGCGCCGATTGTCGACGTCGCAGAGACGGACATCGTGCGCGCGCTGCACGATGCCGGTTTCACCGACGCCGTGGAGATCGGCCGCGGCGGCTTCGGTGTGGTCTACCGCTGCCGGCAGGCCGAACTCGACCGCGACGTCGCGGTGAAAGTGCTGCGCCGCTCCCCCGAACCCGCCGATCTCGAACGCTTCCTACGCGAGCAACGCGCGATGGGGCGGCTCTCCGGCCACCCCAACATCGTCACCGTGCTGCAGGCCGGCGCGACGGACACGGGCCTGCCCTATCTGGTGATGCACTATCACCCGCACGACTCTCTCGACACCCGCATCCGGCGGCACGGACCGATCGCCTGGCCGGAGGCGGTCCGGATCGGGGTGAAGGTCGCCGGTGCACTCGAGACGGCGCATCGTTCCGACGTCCTGCACCGCGACATCAAGCCCGGCAACATCCTGCTCACCGAGTACGGCGAACCGCAGCTGACGGATTTCGGTATCGCCCGCGTCGGCGGCGGCTTCCGCACCACTGCCGGTGAGATCACCGGTTCCCCCGCGTTCACGGCACCGGAGGTGCTGCGCGGTCATGCCGCGACTCCGGCCGCCGACGTCTACGGCCTCTCCGCGACCCTGTTCGCGGCGATCACCGGTCACGCCGCCTTCGAGCGGAAGGAGGGCGAGAAGATCGTCGCGCAGTTCGTGCGCATCACCTCCGAGCCCGTCCCCGACCTGCGCGGCGAGGGCATCCCCGACGACGTGTGCGAGGCCCTCGAGCGCGGCATGGCGACCGATGCCGAGGACCGGCCGCAGACGGCCGCCGAGTTCGGCGATCTGCTCCGCGACGTCCAGCGCGCCCACAACCTGCCCATCGACGAGATGGCGCTGCCCGGGTCACCGCCGTCCGGCCCGCTCCCGCCGCGTTCGGCGCCACCGCTCACCGGACCGGCCTCGACGGTCTCCGGCCGGTCGTCCACGGTCTCGGGACGCACCGGTCCGTCCACCGCACCGTCGACCAGGTTCCGGCCGCCCTCGACCTCACGTCCCCTGATCGAACGCAGCCGTCTGATCTCGTTCCTGCGGGCAGGCGGACGACGCCGTCTCGTCGCCATCCACGCCCCCACCGGCTTCGGTAAGTCCACCCTCGCGACGCAGTGGCGCAACGTACTCGCCGCCGAGGGAGTGCCGGTCGCGTGGTTGACGGTGGACAGCGACGACAACAACGTCCTGTGGTTCCTCGCGCACCTCGTCGAGGCCATGAAGCAGATCCGGCCGGTCCTCGCGCGCGAACTGGGCCAGATCCTCGACGCGCACGGCGACGAGGCCGAACGGTACGTACTGTGCACGCTCATCGACGAGTTGCACCGCACCGACACCGCGGCGACGCTGGTGATCGACGACTGGCACCGCGTCACGTCGACGGAGACCGTCGCTGCCCTCGAGTTCCTGCTCGACCGCGGATGCCATCACCTGCAGCTCGTGGTGACGAGCCGCAACCGATCCGGACTTCCGCTCAGCCGCATGCGTGTTCGCGACGAGCTGGTCGAGGTCGATTCGACGGCATTGCGGTTCGGGGTGGACGAATCGAACGCCTTCTTGCGCGACATCGGCGGGATAGACCTCGGCCCCGAGGACGTGGAGGATCTCACCCGCACCACGGAGGGCTGGGCCGCAGCCCTGCAGCTCGCGTCGTTGTCGTTGCGCGACAGCGACGATCCGTCGTGGCTCATCGAGAACATCACGGGTCGGCACCACGCGATCGGTGAGTTCCTCGCCGACAACGTGCTGGCCGGTCTCGAACCCCGGATGTACGAATTCCTCCTCGCGACGAGCATCACCGAATCGATCAGCGGCAGCCTCGCCGCGGCGCTCACGGGCGATCCGCGCAGCCAGGCGATGCTCGAGGAGGCGGAGGAACGCGACCTGTTCCTGCGGCACGTCGACGACGAACGCGTGTGGTTCCGCTATCACCACCTGTTCCTCGACTTTCTGCGTCGACGTCTCGAACGCGACCATCCCGAGAAGGTCGCGGACCTGAATCGCACCGCCGCCGACTGGTTCGCCCGCAACCGCATGCTGCAGGAGGCCGTCGACCACGCCCTCGCCGCCAACGACACCGACTTCGCCGTCGACCTGCTCGCCGACGACGGCATGTACCTGATGGAGCACGGGCACATCGCCACGCTGCTCGCCCTGATCGACAAACTGCCGCCGCGGGCCGTCGCAAACGATCCGCGCCTGCTGCTCACGCAGGCCTGGGCGAACAGTGCGCTGCTGCGGTTGGACCGATGCCGCAGAACCCTCGCGGCAGTAAGGGAATTGCTCGACCGTGGGGTGACGGACAGCTACGACGTCGAAGCACTCCACATCGAGGCGGATGCCGTCGAGGCGTCGATCCTGATGAACTCCGACCGCATCGACGGCATCTACGAACTCATCGCGCCGTGCCTGGAGAATCCGACCTCCGTGCACCCGTGGGTGGTGGCGGCCGCAGCCGACTTCGCCTCGTACGCCGACATCTTCCGCTTCGACTTCACCTCAGCGATCCGGCGGCAGGAATGGGCGGAGCCCTACCACCGCGAGACCCGCGGACCGTTCGCGTCGATCTACGGTCAGTGCCTGTGCGGCATCGCCGCGAACGAACGACTCGACGTCGCCTCGGCCGAGAAGTACTTCCGCACAGCGCTGCGCCGAGCGCGACGAAACGGCGGAATCCACACCCACGGAGGGCGTCTCGCCGCTGCCATGCTCGGAGAGCTGCTCTACGAACAGGGACGGACCGCCGAGGCCGAAGCACTGCTCGACGAGAGCAACCTGCTCGGAATAGAAGGCGGTGGAACGGATTTCCTCATCGCTCGCTTCGGTACCGCTGCGCGCCTGAAGATGTTGCAGGGCAACCGGGAGGAAGCCGTCGCCCTGCTCACCGAAGGACTGCGGGTCGCGGCGCTGCACGACCTGCCGCGCCTGCGGGCACGCATCGAGAACGAACGGGTCCGGCTCGGAATCGCCACTCCAGGCCCCTCGACACGCACGATGCCGGAGAACACCACACCCCACCCCGACGGAACCGTCGAGATCACCCTCCAGATCGAGGACTCCACCGCGATCCGGCTGCTCAGCGAGAACGGGGAGCCCGAGGCGTCGGAACAGGCCGTCGGATGGGCGCGGATGTGGGTACAGCGCACCACCTCGCGTCCCCGCGCCCACCTGCAGGCCCACCGTCTGCTCGCCTCCTGCCTGCACGCGGCCGGACGCATCGAGGAGGCCGAGGAGACCCTGGCCGTCGTGGTCGACGCGTGCGCGGCGCGCGGAATGGTGCGCTATCTGACCGACGGCGGGCCACACGTGATCGCCACGCTCACCTCGATGCGGGTACGGATCGAACAGGGTCTGCGGCCTGACGATCGGCCACGGATCGACCTCGGGTTCGTCGACGAGGTGCTGCGATTGGTGGACACCGAGCATCGTCCTGTCGTGTGA
- a CDS encoding magnesium transporter CorA family protein produces MTDRYDNSIRTRRWAHGKLADEGFPLSAVSEHLADPEALVWVDLWNPEHTALLELAEEWNLDPHAVEDSLAHGERTKATRYATHTFLTVYATHLFPDSEDENQAHESRLRTTRISAFVLPRGVVTVRRGTPFDIDEAVRRWDENTDLLQYGPGALIHGLLDTVVDGQFETIQELDDAAEDLEDCLFEDGASTRQIQRRVYRLRKELVQLRRVVLPMREVVNAVLRTRAESNHHPELDSSYNDLYDHVMRAAEWTDSLREMVNTVFETNLSLQDARLNIVMKKLTGWAAIIAVPTAVTGWYGMNVPYPGVGEAWGLMSGVGIMVVSAIVLYVLFKRRDWL; encoded by the coding sequence GTGACGGACCGATACGACAACTCCATCCGGACCCGGCGGTGGGCCCACGGGAAACTCGCCGACGAAGGTTTCCCGCTCTCAGCCGTCTCGGAGCATCTCGCCGATCCCGAGGCCCTCGTCTGGGTGGATCTGTGGAATCCCGAGCACACGGCTCTGCTCGAACTCGCCGAGGAATGGAACCTCGACCCGCACGCCGTCGAGGATTCGCTCGCACACGGCGAGCGCACGAAGGCCACCCGCTACGCCACCCATACCTTCCTCACGGTCTACGCGACACACCTGTTTCCGGATTCCGAGGACGAGAATCAGGCGCACGAGTCCCGGCTCCGCACCACCCGGATCTCCGCCTTCGTCCTGCCCCGCGGCGTCGTCACCGTTCGCCGCGGCACTCCCTTCGACATCGACGAGGCGGTGCGCAGGTGGGACGAGAACACCGACCTGCTGCAGTACGGACCGGGTGCGCTGATCCACGGCCTGCTCGACACGGTCGTCGACGGGCAGTTCGAGACCATCCAGGAACTCGACGACGCCGCCGAGGACCTCGAGGACTGCCTCTTCGAGGACGGCGCCTCCACCCGGCAGATCCAGCGACGCGTCTACCGGCTCCGCAAGGAACTCGTGCAGCTCCGGCGGGTCGTGCTGCCGATGCGCGAGGTCGTCAATGCCGTCCTGCGGACCCGCGCCGAGAGCAACCACCACCCCGAACTCGACAGTTCCTACAACGACCTCTACGACCACGTGATGCGTGCTGCAGAGTGGACCGATTCACTGCGCGAGATGGTGAACACCGTCTTCGAGACGAACCTGTCGCTGCAGGACGCGCGCCTGAACATCGTCATGAAGAAACTGACGGGATGGGCCGCGATCATCGCCGTCCCCACGGCCGTCACCGGTTGGTACGGCATGAACGTGCCCTATCCCGGAGTAGGCGAGGCCTGGGGACTGATGAGTGGGGTCGGGATCATGGTCGTGTCGGCGATCGTTCTCTACGTGCTCTTCAAGCGCCGCGACTGGTTGTGA
- a CDS encoding CsbD family protein has translation MADFVDKAKHKAEEAGGKIKENTGQATGDRDLEAEGRGDQASSGLKQAGDKVSDAVENVKDAFKK, from the coding sequence ATGGCCGACTTCGTCGATAAGGCAAAGCACAAGGCAGAAGAAGCGGGCGGCAAGATCAAGGAGAACACCGGTCAGGCGACCGGCGATCGTGATCTCGAAGCCGAGGGTCGCGGCGACCAGGCCTCCAGCGGTCTGAAGCAGGCAGGCGACAAGGTCTCGGACGCCGTCGAGAACGTCAAGGACGCTTTCAAGAAGTAG
- a CDS encoding ABC transporter substrate-binding protein, giving the protein MSRHDHACTHIDPSPARAVKARRTLAGLLTLVAALSAVVGCSSDSGSDTIRFALDWTPNTNHTGLYVAQQEGLFADAGLDVEILPYNNATPDTLVDAGSAEFGISTHATSTIARAAGSRTVAVLAPLQHWATGIAVRADNAEITRPADLDGKTFAGFANPGEDEMLAEVIRNDGGRGEFENVTLGTSSYEAVYSSTADFTVSYLAWEGLEAEHRGLPMRYFGFTDYGFPDAYAIVVDGNEDWMTENPEQARAFVQALHQGYRIAADDPDRGARALLEANPGAFPDEELVYESQRMLAAEYMRDASGAVGVLDAGKWSGYARFLYENGVLSGPDGSPLTTEPDWSTYVTDDYLEDR; this is encoded by the coding sequence ATGTCCCGACATGACCACGCCTGTACCCACATCGATCCGTCCCCTGCCCGCGCAGTGAAGGCGCGGCGGACTCTCGCCGGACTGCTCACCCTCGTCGCCGCACTCTCCGCGGTCGTCGGGTGCTCGTCCGATTCCGGGAGCGACACCATCCGATTCGCGTTGGACTGGACGCCCAACACCAATCACACCGGCCTGTACGTGGCGCAGCAGGAAGGTCTGTTCGCCGATGCGGGTCTCGACGTCGAGATCCTGCCGTACAACAACGCGACCCCCGACACCCTCGTCGACGCGGGTAGCGCCGAGTTCGGAATCTCCACGCACGCCACATCGACCATCGCCAGAGCCGCCGGGTCCCGGACCGTCGCGGTCCTCGCACCGCTGCAGCACTGGGCGACGGGGATCGCCGTGCGGGCCGACAACGCCGAGATCACGCGGCCGGCGGATCTCGACGGCAAGACCTTCGCGGGCTTCGCCAACCCTGGTGAGGACGAGATGCTCGCCGAAGTGATCCGCAACGACGGTGGTCGCGGTGAGTTCGAGAACGTGACGCTCGGGACGTCGTCGTACGAGGCCGTCTACTCGTCGACCGCCGACTTCACCGTGTCGTACCTGGCGTGGGAGGGTCTCGAGGCCGAGCACCGCGGCCTGCCCATGCGGTACTTCGGCTTCACCGACTACGGCTTCCCCGACGCGTACGCGATCGTCGTCGACGGCAACGAGGACTGGATGACGGAGAACCCGGAGCAGGCACGCGCTTTCGTGCAGGCGCTGCACCAGGGTTACCGGATCGCCGCCGACGACCCCGATCGTGGAGCCCGGGCGCTGCTCGAGGCGAACCCCGGGGCCTTCCCCGACGAGGAACTCGTCTACGAGAGCCAGCGCATGCTCGCCGCCGAGTACATGCGTGACGCCTCCGGCGCCGTCGGAGTCCTCGACGCCGGGAAATGGTCGGGCTATGCCCGGTTCCTGTACGAGAACGGCGTGCTGTCCGGACCCGACGGCAGCCCGTTGACGACCGAGCCGGACTGGTCGACCTATGTCACCGATGACTACCTCGAAGACCGATAG
- a CDS encoding ABC transporter permease, with protein sequence MTTSKTDSIGRARRLLPALLIAGALVAIWQSYVVVSGVRPQVLPSPARVLTQGWSHRVDIAGHAWSTLQVTMVGFAVSLALAWALAIVVDFSPWLRRALVPLFVVSQTLPIIAIAPLMIIWFGFGLLPKILVIALVTFFPVAIGLLEGFAAADREAGALLRSMGASRWQQFRYVRLPSALPRFFTALRIGITYAVVGAVFAEYVGATSGLGIYMSTQKNSFRTDLVLAAVVVTAALSLLLYALTFVVERMVAPWALTRGER encoded by the coding sequence ATGACTACCTCGAAGACCGATAGCATCGGCCGCGCACGTCGGCTCCTTCCCGCGCTGCTCATCGCCGGGGCTCTGGTCGCGATCTGGCAGTCGTACGTCGTGGTGAGCGGTGTCCGCCCGCAGGTGTTGCCCTCCCCCGCACGCGTTCTCACGCAGGGGTGGTCTCATCGCGTCGACATCGCCGGGCACGCCTGGTCCACTCTGCAGGTCACGATGGTCGGGTTCGCCGTGTCGCTGGCACTGGCGTGGGCCCTCGCGATCGTCGTAGACTTCTCGCCTTGGTTGCGGCGGGCCCTCGTGCCGTTGTTCGTGGTGTCGCAGACCCTGCCGATCATCGCGATCGCGCCGTTGATGATCATCTGGTTCGGTTTCGGACTGCTACCGAAGATCCTCGTCATCGCGCTGGTGACGTTCTTCCCCGTCGCGATCGGGCTGCTCGAAGGGTTCGCGGCGGCCGACCGGGAGGCGGGCGCGTTGCTACGCAGTATGGGCGCGTCGCGGTGGCAGCAGTTCCGTTACGTGCGCCTGCCATCCGCGCTCCCCCGCTTCTTCACCGCCCTGCGGATCGGCATCACCTACGCCGTCGTGGGTGCGGTGTTCGCCGAATACGTCGGCGCGACATCCGGTCTGGGCATCTACATGAGCACGCAGAAGAACTCGTTCCGCACCGATCTCGTGCTCGCTGCCGTAGTGGTGACCGCTGCTCTGTCACTCCTGCTGTACGCGCTGACGTTCGTCGTCGAACGGATGGTCGCGCCGTGGGCGCTCACGAGGGGTGAGAGATGA
- a CDS encoding ABC transporter ATP-binding protein, whose product MNAVTVASVHKSYGDRAVIDGIDCAVEPGEFVSLIGPSGCGKSTLFSIVAGLEQPDTGEVLVGDSPAAPAQVALMPQKDLLFPWRTVLDNCTLGLEVQGVQRSDARARARELLPTFGLAGFEDAAPHQLSGGMRQRASLARTVLQGRDVLLLDEPFGALDSLTRTEMQLWLQQVWQQHRWTVLMVTHDVREAVLLSDRVVVLGPRPTRVQHEVRVHLPRPRTLETCVSSEFVALEHELMEVLHRSRHEEQQRLPSG is encoded by the coding sequence ATGAATGCGGTGACGGTGGCCTCGGTCCACAAGTCGTACGGCGACCGGGCGGTGATCGACGGCATCGACTGTGCTGTGGAGCCCGGCGAGTTCGTGTCCCTCATCGGGCCGAGTGGGTGCGGCAAGTCGACGCTGTTCTCGATCGTCGCGGGACTCGAGCAACCCGACACCGGAGAGGTTCTCGTCGGCGACTCCCCCGCGGCACCCGCGCAGGTCGCGCTGATGCCGCAGAAGGACCTGCTGTTCCCGTGGCGGACGGTGCTCGACAACTGCACACTCGGGCTCGAGGTGCAGGGTGTACAGCGATCCGACGCTCGTGCCCGCGCCCGCGAACTGCTGCCGACCTTCGGCCTGGCCGGCTTCGAGGACGCTGCCCCGCACCAACTGTCGGGCGGTATGCGTCAACGCGCGTCGCTCGCACGCACGGTGCTGCAGGGGCGCGACGTGCTCCTGCTCGACGAGCCGTTCGGCGCACTCGATTCGCTGACCCGCACCGAGATGCAACTGTGGTTGCAGCAGGTGTGGCAGCAGCATCGGTGGACGGTGCTGATGGTGACGCACGACGTCCGCGAGGCGGTGTTGCTGTCCGATCGGGTCGTCGTCCTCGGTCCGCGACCGACGCGGGTGCAGCACGAGGTGCGTGTGCACCTGCCCCGACCTCGAACCCTGGAGACGTGCGTGTCGAGCGAGTTCGTGGCGCTCGAACACGAGCTCATGGAGGTCCTGCACCGGTCACGACACGAGGAGCAGCAGAGGTTGCCCTCGGGATAG
- a CDS encoding DUF2637 domain-containing protein, with the protein MKRVHTIDSWATIAIAVLAFGLSYTKLVDLAERAGYGTYAAHAWPLIVDGLTIVATRGVLRLDTGRSYAWTLLAAGTLMSMVAAVATQLLPPGPLPPFAAAAVSVVPPLCLLVAPHLAVQLSQAEEVRPECDVPEVEPAPPVVEEVAPESEPETVDRRAWALELLATTDMSQRAVAKTVGVTETTVRRWIKAAEEVSVGASS; encoded by the coding sequence ATGAAACGTGTCCACACCATCGACAGCTGGGCGACGATCGCCATCGCGGTCCTCGCATTCGGGCTGTCCTACACCAAACTCGTCGACCTCGCGGAGCGCGCCGGCTACGGCACCTACGCCGCCCACGCATGGCCGCTCATAGTCGACGGACTCACCATCGTCGCAACCCGCGGCGTCCTGAGACTCGACACCGGCCGCAGCTACGCCTGGACGCTGTTGGCCGCCGGCACTCTCATGTCCATGGTCGCAGCCGTCGCGACTCAGCTGCTGCCGCCGGGGCCGCTGCCCCCCTTCGCCGCCGCCGCGGTGTCGGTCGTGCCGCCGCTGTGCCTTCTGGTCGCACCTCACCTTGCCGTCCAGCTGTCACAGGCTGAGGAGGTGCGACCCGAGTGCGACGTCCCCGAGGTCGAGCCTGCGCCGCCGGTAGTCGAGGAGGTCGCACCCGAATCGGAACCCGAGACAGTCGACCGTCGCGCCTGGGCGCTTGAGCTGCTCGCCACCACCGACATGTCTCAGCGCGCCGTCGCAAAGACAGTCGGGGTGACCGAGACGACGGTGCGACGGTGGATCAAGGCTGCTGAGGAGGTGAGTGTCGGTGCGTCGTCGTAG
- a CDS encoding acyltransferase codes for MNLASKIREVLWREAGDHHSVLWLFIVNDVLGLFIFPARIRTQLLRLFIPGIDRRAIIRAHVIFKSSNVRIGPGTVVSYRVMFDTREGITIGRRVSIGADARFLTSDHDSSDPKRRSGRGFGSPITIGDGSRIAVGSTVLPGVTIGEGVIVGACSVVRSDCEDHTLYAGVPAEAKKPLPV; via the coding sequence ATGAACCTCGCCTCCAAAATTCGCGAAGTCTTGTGGCGCGAGGCCGGCGATCACCACTCGGTCTTGTGGCTGTTCATCGTGAACGATGTACTCGGACTATTCATCTTCCCCGCCCGAATCCGCACACAGCTACTGCGGCTCTTCATTCCCGGCATCGACCGCCGGGCCATCATCCGCGCGCATGTCATATTCAAGTCGAGCAACGTGCGGATAGGTCCGGGGACTGTGGTTTCCTACCGGGTGATGTTCGATACCCGAGAGGGAATCACAATCGGCCGACGCGTCTCCATCGGAGCCGACGCCCGGTTCCTGACATCGGACCACGACAGCTCCGACCCTAAGCGGCGGTCGGGGCGCGGCTTCGGATCGCCGATCACCATCGGTGACGGCTCCCGGATCGCTGTGGGATCGACAGTCCTTCCCGGCGTCACCATCGGCGAGGGCGTGATTGTCGGCGCATGTTCGGTGGTGCGCAGCGACTGCGAGGACCACACCCTGTACGCCGGCGTCCCGGCAGAGGCGAAGAAGCCCCTACCCGTCTAG
- a CDS encoding SGNH/GDSL hydrolase family protein, whose product MDPVTLGMAKAAAKRNHAPLFTETQYRRRGGPRDIFFIGSSSIARGSEASYVGHNKVGFGYFTDAAYVGWAQIQSNGLWRYAGQAATGGYSAMQVRDEHLPVAMAAKPWACVVHCGQNSIDMFADTLAALDTVYTQLIAANIMPIIVTVQPLDNIVDASLVNKLNVWLRRRARELGVPLIDSHKLFTDPATNKWLPAYSDGDSVHSNAAGAKALAKLFNDTLAPWLPTFGAFDFAHSEPDASLLMQKPIMMNKVGTFVESWSGSLGTGAVVTQADHADVAGKLLTITYDGSGSGVTTFVGATQTLVAGRRYRLGFKSKFVRPGAGRITFRLAQQPVSTEDKLFGFRVEQGYELGSYVQEWTMPAGLSSYTFRPAFTLDNSPASGTVFQMGQFTWQDLTGQGIV is encoded by the coding sequence ATGGACCCTGTGACCCTCGGTATGGCGAAGGCTGCCGCAAAACGCAACCACGCCCCACTCTTCACCGAAACCCAATACCGCCGCCGTGGTGGCCCACGCGACATCTTCTTCATCGGCTCGTCCTCGATCGCTCGTGGTTCCGAAGCGTCCTACGTCGGGCACAACAAGGTCGGGTTTGGGTACTTCACCGACGCCGCCTACGTCGGATGGGCGCAGATCCAATCGAACGGACTGTGGCGATACGCAGGGCAGGCCGCGACCGGTGGATACTCCGCGATGCAGGTACGTGACGAGCACCTACCCGTCGCGATGGCAGCGAAGCCGTGGGCGTGTGTGGTGCACTGCGGGCAGAACAGCATCGACATGTTCGCTGACACTCTTGCCGCACTCGATACCGTCTACACCCAGCTGATCGCGGCGAACATCATGCCGATCATCGTCACAGTGCAGCCCCTCGACAACATCGTCGACGCGTCGCTCGTGAACAAGCTGAACGTGTGGCTGCGCCGTCGCGCACGCGAACTGGGTGTTCCGCTGATCGACTCACACAAACTGTTCACCGACCCCGCCACGAACAAGTGGCTTCCCGCATACAGCGACGGCGACAGTGTGCACTCGAACGCGGCCGGAGCGAAGGCGTTGGCGAAACTCTTCAACGACACACTCGCGCCGTGGCTGCCCACATTCGGGGCGTTCGACTTCGCGCACTCCGAACCCGACGCCTCACTACTGATGCAAAAGCCGATCATGATGAACAAGGTCGGCACCTTCGTCGAGTCCTGGTCGGGCAGCCTCGGCACCGGGGCTGTAGTGACGCAGGCCGATCATGCCGACGTCGCTGGAAAACTGTTGACGATCACCTATGACGGATCAGGTTCGGGAGTCACTACATTCGTTGGCGCCACTCAGACGCTTGTGGCGGGACGCAGGTACCGACTCGGATTCAAGTCCAAGTTTGTCCGTCCCGGTGCAGGTCGAATCACGTTCCGGCTCGCGCAGCAGCCCGTGTCCACGGAGGACAAACTTTTCGGGTTCCGAGTGGAGCAAGGGTACGAACTCGGCAGTTACGTGCAGGAATGGACGATGCCGGCGGGGTTGTCGTCGTACACGTTCCGGCCTGCCTTCACGCTCGATAACTCGCCCGCATCGGGAACGGTGTTTCAAATGGGGCAGTTCACGTGGCAAGACCTGACCGGTCAGGGAATCGTCTAG
- a CDS encoding DUF7257 domain-containing protein encodes MPWRPKLDIEIPVSIGVSATAIGVMSAAVTIPLDMRVDYVADAIGGSVAMTVDVSLPVEVGLSSFPSFSPVVDIPVEVQAWTTIAGSSDTFNRADGALGAGWQSFSMAPVIAGNKAQAGSGGSNNTTNIHASLNSVSLPGIDQEVQFTIVAPTGTLDADRGVGAIVRGTGITQRTYVVGGVTGSAAYINTYQNGTATQVANRTSLTFSAGNTLVFRVQGNKYALLRDGVEILVWTDSSNAFPVDSTFTRWGFEVANVKSFYSTSYGYAVDTISGRTI; translated from the coding sequence ATGCCGTGGCGTCCGAAACTCGACATCGAGATCCCCGTGTCGATTGGGGTCTCGGCGACTGCGATCGGGGTGATGTCGGCTGCTGTGACGATTCCGCTGGATATGCGGGTCGACTATGTGGCGGACGCGATCGGCGGGTCGGTGGCGATGACTGTGGATGTGTCGTTGCCTGTTGAGGTCGGGTTATCGAGTTTCCCGAGTTTCAGCCCGGTCGTGGATATTCCGGTCGAGGTGCAGGCGTGGACGACGATCGCGGGGAGCTCGGACACATTCAACCGTGCCGATGGCGCGTTGGGCGCGGGGTGGCAGTCGTTTTCGATGGCTCCGGTCATTGCTGGCAACAAGGCTCAGGCTGGCTCCGGCGGCAGCAACAACACCACGAACATACACGCATCGCTCAATTCGGTGTCGCTACCTGGGATTGACCAGGAAGTGCAGTTCACCATTGTTGCTCCGACGGGCACGCTCGACGCCGATCGTGGTGTGGGAGCGATCGTTCGCGGCACCGGTATCACGCAGCGCACCTATGTGGTCGGAGGTGTCACCGGTTCTGCGGCATACATCAACACCTATCAGAACGGTACTGCGACGCAGGTTGCGAACCGCACCAGCTTGACGTTCTCGGCTGGGAACACGCTCGTGTTTCGTGTCCAGGGCAACAAGTACGCGCTGCTGCGAGACGGTGTGGAGATTTTGGTGTGGACCGATTCGAGCAATGCGTTCCCGGTGGATTCGACGTTCACCCGGTGGGGGTTCGAGGTGGCGAACGTCAAGTCGTTTTATTCGACGTCGTACGGCTACGCGGTTGACACGATTTCTGGCCGAACTATATGA